CGCATTCGATCGTTATGTCCGCATACTTCTTGTACAGAGCGTAGCGTTCGTAGAACAGGTCGGCAAAATCCTGGTCCGGCCTTTTTGCGAGACCTCTCGTGCGGTAGTCATGAACCCGTGATTCCAGTGTGGGCAAGTCCACATCGAGAAAGATGACAAGCCCGCCTGACTTGAGGTGTGCCATGGCACGATCGCTGTAAACGGCACTGCCGCCCGTGGCAATGACGTGTTTTTGAACGGAAATCCCAAGCAAAACGTCTTCCTCTATTTTCTGGAGAATAGCGTATCCATCTCTGTCGACAATATCCTGCAATGTGCGTTTTTGTGATGTCTGAATGAGCAGATCCGTATCCACGAAGTCACGTGATGTCTGCTTCGCCAGAATGACGCCGACGGTGCTCTTGCCTGCGCCCGGCATTCCGATTAAGACCAGATTTGAACGTGTTTGTGTCATGACTCTCGAAGGCCGACAGTCCCAGGGAGACAAAGAAAGCGTTGGAGAAGCAATCTCTTTCCTATTGGATTCTCACTGTCAGTTTGGAAAGGCGTTCTGCGGCAAGCGCAGTTCCTCAGTTTCTCAAGCTTGTAACTGTCGATGGCAGCCGACCGCCGCGCCGCATGAAATTCCTTGCCGAATAGGGGTTCACGCTCATAACGGGTGCAGTGCCCAATAACCCGCCGAACTCCAACAAATCACCAGCCTTCTTGCCGGGCACGGGTATCAGGCGCACGGCGGTAGTCTTGTTGTTGACGATACCAATCGCCAGTTCATCGGCGATGATGGCGGCAATTGTCTCTTCAGGGATGTCACCAGGAATCGCAAACATGTCCATCCCGACAGAACAAACCGCTGTCAGGGCCTCCAGTTTCTCCAGGCTCAATGCACCTCGCTTGACTGCTTCAATCATGCCGGCGTCCTCACTCACAGGGATGAATGTGCCGCTCAGACCTCCGATGTTGCCGCTAGCCATAGCGGCCCCTTTCTTCACCGCATCCATCAAGAGGGCTATAGCTAACGTAGAGCCGTGCGCACCTATGTGTTCAATGCCAAACGCTTCTACCACGTTGGCTACGGAGTCTCCGTGCGTTGTCGTGGATGCCAGGGAGATATCAACGATGCCGAAGGGGATGTCAAGCTTCTGCGCCAGTTCGCGACCGATCAGTTCTCCTGCCCGGGTGATTTTGAACACCGTACGCTTGATGACCTCGGACAACTGGGTTAGATCGCAATCGGGGTTTTTCTCGACCACACTCCGTACCACTCCTGGGCCGCTGATCCCGATATTCAGCGTAACATCCGGCTCTCCAACCCCATGGTAAGCGCCGGCCATGAATGGGTTGTCCTCCGGTGCGTTCACGAAGGCCACGAACTTGGCGCACCCGATACCGTCCCGAGTGCGGAGCGCGGTTTCCTTGAGCATAGACCCAAGGAGGTTTATGGCATCAAGGTTCAGGCCGGCGTGTGTGGAACCAACGTTAAGGAAAGCGCACACCCGCTGTGTGAGCGCCAGCACCTCCGGCAATTCTGCAACGAGCATCGAATCGGCCCGTGTGAGCCCCTTTTGCACTAACGCGCCGAAACCACCGATAAAATCAATGCCGGCATCACCGGAGGCACGGTCGAGCGTCTGCGCCATGCGTACGTACTTTTCGGGAGTACAGTGGGTCTCCATGAGCAGGCTGACCGGTGTGACCGCGATCCTCTTATTGACGATGGGAATGCCGTATTTGATCTCTAACTGGTGCGCCTGCCCCATCAGAGACCGTGCATAACCGTTGATCTTGCGGTAGACCTTCTCTTCAAACGCAGGGAAATCCGAATCGATGCAGTCTTTAAGATTAATCCCCAGTGTCGTTGTACGGATATCGAGATTTTGATGGAGGGTCATGTTTGCAGTTTCAAAAACTTCTTCAAGGTCGAATCTCATGACCTAGATCCTGTGCATCATTTTGAACACGTTCTGGTGCTGAATCTGAATCTTCATCCCGATATCATCCGCTATCTTCTGGAGGGAGGCGTTGATGGTTTCCAAGTCACGGTTCGTCTCGTGTATGTCGACCAGCATCGTCATGACGAAGTGGCCCTCCATGATCCCCTGGCTGATGTCTTCGATATTGATGTTGCACTCGTACAGGAAGCCCGAGATTTTGGCAACAATCCCCTTCTTGTCCTGGCCGATTACGGTGATGAAAAGAAGTTCCTTATCCATCAGTTATTATCCATTACCAAAGAATGATGGAACATTGCCCAACATGATAAAATACTACCATAAGAATTCAAAAAAGTTTAATAAAAGTGTGAATTTTCAATGAGGGCACATTTTTTGTAGGATTTTGAAACGATCGTGCGCTGTGTTTCCTCTTCAAAAAAGTTGTCGAAACTTTGGTCTGAGAACCACAAGAAACGGGATACCCCAAAATAGCAAATTTGGCAAAAAAGCTTCTGATGTTTCTTTTTTCCAGAAAGCCACTTTCTGTTGATGACTTTTGCGAAGTCCATGGTTTATCATAGCAAAAGCAATTTGCCATGGAAGAAGTCTACAGCATAAAACTTCCTGTCTTTGAAGGTCCCCTTGATCTCCTCCTCCACCTTATCAGGGAGAACAAGATCGATATCTACGACATCCCCATAGCCCTCATTACCCACCAGTATCTCGAGTATATCGAGATCATGAAGGAACTTGACCTCGACATCGCCGGGGAGTTTCTCCTCATGGCAGCAACGCTCATCCAGATCAAGTCGAAAATGCTCCTCCCGGTGGATGAAGCGGTGAGAGAC
Above is a genomic segment from Thermodesulfovibrionales bacterium containing:
- a CDS encoding shikimate kinase; protein product: MTQTRSNLVLIGMPGAGKSTVGVILAKQTSRDFVDTDLLIQTSQKRTLQDIVDRDGYAILQKIEEDVLLGISVQKHVIATGGSAVYSDRAMAHLKSGGLVIFLDVDLPTLESRVHDYRTRGLAKRPDQDFADLFYERYALYKKYADITIECDGLTQEEVCAKIIDKAREKS
- a CDS encoding PFL family protein encodes the protein MRFDLEEVFETANMTLHQNLDIRTTTLGINLKDCIDSDFPAFEEKVYRKINGYARSLMGQAHQLEIKYGIPIVNKRIAVTPVSLLMETHCTPEKYVRMAQTLDRASGDAGIDFIGGFGALVQKGLTRADSMLVAELPEVLALTQRVCAFLNVGSTHAGLNLDAINLLGSMLKETALRTRDGIGCAKFVAFVNAPEDNPFMAGAYHGVGEPDVTLNIGISGPGVVRSVVEKNPDCDLTQLSEVIKRTVFKITRAGELIGRELAQKLDIPFGIVDISLASTTTHGDSVANVVEAFGIEHIGAHGSTLAIALLMDAVKKGAAMASGNIGGLSGTFIPVSEDAGMIEAVKRGALSLEKLEALTAVCSVGMDMFAIPGDIPEETIAAIIADELAIGIVNNKTTAVRLIPVPGKKAGDLLEFGGLLGTAPVMSVNPYSARNFMRRGGRLPSTVTSLRN
- a CDS encoding ACT domain-containing protein is translated as MDKELLFITVIGQDKKGIVAKISGFLYECNINIEDISQGIMEGHFVMTMLVDIHETNRDLETINASLQKIADDIGMKIQIQHQNVFKMMHRI
- a CDS encoding segregation/condensation protein A, whose protein sequence is MEEVYSIKLPVFEGPLDLLLHLIRENKIDIYDIPIALITHQYLEYIEIMKELDLDIAGEFLLMAATLIQIKSKMLLPVDEAVRD